The genomic region AACTCCTCCTAAAAGCCCCACAGCTGTTGATGAAAATATCCTCTTGGCTATACTCTCTTTGTTTATTCCCAATATGTCCCTTTCCATCTTTGAAATCTTATTGTATTGAATAAATAATATTAATAACACTACTAAAAAAATAGGATTAAGTATAACCTGAATCAACGTGAAAAATATCATTTTAATCAGATACACAATTTGATTCATTCAACCCCTCCATACATTTACAAATCACCAGAAAACTAATGATTCATTTTTTCTTTAACTTCTTCAATAGCCTTTTTAAGTTGAGTATCTTGATTCAAATTGTCTAATCCTATTTGATCTACATCCTCAGGTATGGGCACAATTATGTCTGGAGTTATACCTTCTCCATGAATAGATACACCATTAGGAGTAAAATACTTAGAAACAGTAAGCTTAAATCCAGATCCATCAGGCAATTGATTTATTCTTTGTACTATTCCTTTACCAAAGCTCTTAGTTCCTATAAGAGTTCCTGACTTAGTATCCTTAACTGCTCCTGCCAAAATTTCAGAAGCACTGGCACTACCTTCATTTATTAATACAGTATATGGAATATTAATTTTATCTGAATCAGATTTAAAATACTCCCTATCTCCCGATTTTGTTTCTGTATATACTACCACAGATTTACCTATAAGTTTATCAGCTATATCTACACATTTATCTAATAATCCACCAGGATTATTTCTTAAATCTATTATAAGTCCCTTCATACCTTCATTTTTTAATGCCTCATAGTGTTCAATAAAATCATCATATACCAATTCATCAAATTGAATTATTCTTATATACCCTATATCATCAGAAAGCATCTTTGATTTTATGCTCTCTAATCTTATTTCTTCCCTAGTTATGGGCATTTCAATATAGTTAGGCTTTCCTTCTCCATCTCTTCTCATTACAGTAATATTAACTTCTGTTCCCGGTTCTCCTTTCATTATTTTTATAGCATCGTCCAATTTATCTGCTGTAAACTCCTCTCCATTCACCTTTATTATTTTGTCTCCAGGCTTAAACCCTGCCCTGTATCCTGGAGTGTCCTCTATGGGAGAAACTACTGTTATCATATTATCTTCTCCAGGAGTGACTATTACACCTATACCTCCATAGCTACCCTTTGTATGCTCCATGAAGTTGTTAAATTCATCTTCTGTCATATATACAGAGTAGGGGTCATCCAATGATTCGAACATACCCTTTAATTGTCCATCCATCATCTCTTTCTCAGATATATCATTTAAGTAATTTTCATTTATAAAGTTTTCCAATGCCATAGCTTTAGCATATTTCTCATATGTATTTGTTAACTTATTTACCTCCCTTTTTGCTATTATTACCTTATCACCTACAGATATTTGAATAATATTTCCCACAGTAAATGTCACAATACTTGATATAAAAACTAATATCACACTCCATAAAACAGCCTTTCTTTTTGATATCATATATTTCACCCCAGTTATTGTTCTAATATTTTATTCTATTAAACAGATGTGTTCATTATACCACCACTGTTTGTACTTTTCAATAATTCCCATTTCTATATATCTGTGAAATAAAAAAGCTAGTAGTTAATATCTACCAACTACTAGCTATGAACTACTAACTGTATTTATTTCCCTTTAACCCAAGGTAATGGGTTTACATGAGATCCATTTTTTCTAACCTCAAAGTGAAGATGCGCCCCTGTAGAGTTTCCTGTACTCCCTACCTTTGATATAGCCTGTCCCCTCTTTACTTTAGCTCCTGCCTTTACCAATAGTCTGGAATTATGTGCATATAATGTGGTTATACCTCCACCATGATCTATTAAAACAACCTTACCATATCCACCAAGCCATCCTGACATCTGAACCACACCATCATTGGCAGCAAGTACCTTTGTTCCATATGATGCACCTATATCTACACCTGTGTGCATCTTTCTAGTATGGAATATAGGGTGGATTCTATATCCATATGGAGATGTTATCCTATATATCCCAGGAGTAGGCCACATCATCTCTCCACCTGCATACTCTACAGATAATTGCCTCTTTCTTATCTCTGATGAAATCTTTTCTGCCAACGCATTTAGTTCATCTACCTGTTTCTCTAATTTATCTTTATCTTGCTTTATATCTGACATTAACCGTTCTTTAGCCCTAGTAGCAACAACTAAATCTTGTTTCTTATTATTTAATTCAACTCTAGTGGAAGCCAAAGCATCCTGTTGAATCTCCAAGTCCTTCTTCTTTGAGACTATTATTTCTCTCTGTTCCTTCATGTATTTCAATAAATCAACATCGTGAGAAACTACGCTTTTAACCATATCTAATCTAGTTAAAAGATCTCCTATGTCTTCTGAATCTAAAAGCACCTCCAAATATCCCACAGAACCATTTTTATACATTACCCTTAACCTAGAGTTTAGAGTGTCATTTTTCTTTGTTATATTATTCTCTGCTTCAACTAATTCTTCTTTAGTCTTTTTTATATTGCCATTAATAGTTTTCAATTTATTTTCTACTTTGGCCAGTTCATTATCTGCCTCATCTATTTTCCTATCTAATGCATTTATTTCATTGGTAACCTCTGCCTCTTTCAGCTGTTTTTTGTGTATTTCTTTTTGTATAGATTTTATTTCACTATCAGTTTTAGACTTTTTTTCCCTCAAAGCATTCACATCATTATTACCTGCATACACCACAATGGAATTCAATAACACTAACATACCTAATATCAAATATGTTATCCTTTTTTTCACTTTGCCCCCTCCTTAAACCTATACTCGTAAAAATTTTCTCAATGAAATAACACTACCTAATATTCCTATACCTATTCCGATTACTGAAAATATTATTATTATATCTTCAAAGAGACCATCAAAGGGAATCATATACATAGTAAAAAATACATATAACTTCTCACTGGCCACATTAAATATGTATTTATATCCAAAGCTCACTATAGCTATAGCCAGTGCTGAACCTATAACTCCTAATAATGTCCCTTCTATAATAAAAGGTCCCCTAATAAATCCATTAGTCGCTCCCACATACTTCATAATATTTATTTCTCTCTTTCTAGCAGAAACAGTTAATTTTATAGTGTTAGATATAATAAATATAGAAATCAATGTAAGTATAGTTATTATAATCAGTCCGCTCATCCTTACAAAATTTGTTATAGTCATCATCTTCTCTACTATATCTTGATGGAATCTAATACCTTCTATACCTGAAACTGCCTGTAGTTTCTGGACTACTGCATCTGCCTTATCTATGCTACTCAATTGAATAATGTATGAATTAGGAAACGGATTATCTTCTAAACCTTCTAATAAATAACTTTCATCTCCCCAGTCCTTCTTCATTATCTCTAATGCCTGTTCTCTTGAACGAAATGTTACTGATAAAACGCCTTCGTATTCACTTATTTTATCTCCTATACTATCAACATTTTCATCGGTTAAATCATCTACTAAAAACACATGTATCTCATCAAATTTTTCTTGAGCCATATTGGTCATATTGTTTATATTCAATATAAGAATAAGTACTATCCCCAAAATAAATAATGCCGAGGTAACAGAACCTATGGATGCTAAACTCATCATTCTATTTCTCCACATCCCTGTTAATCCTTGTTTCATCATATGTTTAAACATTCTAAACTTCATAGTCATATCCACCCTTCTGATTGTCTCTAATAACTTCTCCTTTGTCCAAGGCTATGACTCTTCGTTTCATTGAATCTACTATATCTTTAGCATGGGTAGCCATAAGTACTGTAGTGCCCCTTCTATTGATATGTTTTATCAGCTTCATTATCTCCCACGCCGTATCTGGGTCAAGATTTCCTGTGGGCTCATCAGCTATAAGTACTGCAGGGCTATTTACTATTGCTCTAGCTATGGAAACCCTTTGTTGTTCCCCTCCTGAAAGCTGATCAGGATAAGAATTTGCCTTATTACTAAGCCCTACCATGCTTAGTATCATGGGAACTTGTCTCCTTATTTCCCTTGAAGACGCCCCTATTATCTCCATAGCAAAGGCAACATTTTCATATACTGTTTTCTTAGGCAGTAATCTAAAGTCTTGGAATACAACCCCTACACTCCTCCTTATAAAAGGTATCCTTCTGTTCCTCACATAGGTTATATCCTTATTGTTTAATATAATCCTTCCCCTAGTAGGTTCCTGCTCCTTCAACAGTAACTTTATCAATGTAGATTTTCCTGCACCACTAGATCCCACTAAAAATACAAAATCTCCCTTTTCTATATGTACATCTATATTTTTTAGTGCCACAACACCATTATCATATTCTTTGTATATATTTATAAAATCTATCATCTTATCACTCCTGTAAAATATACTATCCAAACCTTATATTATCAGTTATTTCGTCAAAAAGTACTTTAGTTATATAAATTTAAACATAAAATGTTATTTTTAGTTCTTAAGTCCTAATTTTAATAGCATCCATAAACCATATTATGAATCTAATATAATTTTTTCTGCACTAATTTATTTACCTTGATTAGACATTGACTACTAACAATTAGCCCTAATTTATATTATAATAGTTTTTGGGAAATTAAGTATTGATTTGAAAATAACTTACTATATTTCTTCTGCTTTTTTCTCTAAAATCCTTCAAAATTCTTTTAATAAATGTTAAATATCCATTATTTTTTATGAAATTATTGGTAAGGAGGGTCTATTTTGAAAAAATTTCACTTGCGAAAGTCTATTTTAGAAAAAAGAAGGGAATTATTGTCTAATGATGTAAAATATAAAAGCAAAGTCATATCAAAAATATTCTTTGAGTCTGAAATGTATATGAATGCCAATTCTATAATGACCTATGTTAGTTATAGAAATGAGGTTATTACTAAATACATAATTCAAAGGTGCATTGAAGATAAAAAAATAGTGTCAATACCCATAACAAATACTAAATCTAAGGTATTGACACCTTCAGTTTTAAAAGACTATGATAAAGAACTTACACAGGGCACCTATGGTATTCTAGAACCAAAACAAGAGTATATAAGGCCCATAAATCCCCTCTCCATTGATCTAATATTAATCCCTGGATCAGTATTCTCCAATAGTGGTCATAGGATAGGGTATGGAGGAGGATATTACGACAGATTCCTTATAAGAACCAAAGAAACCGCTCTAAAGATTGGATTGGCATACAAATTCCAATTACTAGATACTATCCCTTATGACAAACACGATATACCTATGGACTACATAATTACAGAGGACGGTATTGTCCTCTGTAATTAGATACTTTACTCGTATTCCTTACTTAAGTCTGCATAATAATCTAATTTTTTCTGTACCAAATAATTTACTGTATCCTTGGAATAATTTCCTTCTTTGTCCATCTTACCATATTCTACTCCTGTTAGAATCTCTATCCCTTCATCTATGCTCTCAATGGCATATATGGAAAATTTCCCTTCTTTTACTGCATCTATAACTTCATCCTTTAACATCAAATTATTTACATTTTGTATTGGTATAATAACCCCTTCATCGCCTTTCAATCCCTTTTCTTTACAAACCTTAAAAAAGCCTTCTATTTTTTCATTTACTCCACCAATAGGTTGTATTTCTCCCTTTTGATTCACAGAACCTGTAACAGCTATAGATTGATTTATTGGGAGTTCTGATATACTAGACAGTATTGCATATAATTCTGTACTGGAAGCACTATCTCCATCCACCATATCATATGATTGTTCAAATGTGATACTAGCATTCAATGATAATGGGGTATTCTGAGCATATTTGGCGCCCAAATATCCACTAAGTATTAACACGCCTTTGTCATGTATATTACCACTCTGTTCTACTTCCCTTTCAATATTTGTTATCCCATCTTTTCCTGCATAGGTGGAGACTGTTATTTTGCTAGGCCTTCCAAAGGAATATTGACCAGAGTCCAATACAGCAAGACCATTTATCTGTCCCACCTTATACCCTGTCGTCTCAATCATCAATGTATTGTCTCTAAACAATTCATGAAGCTTCTCTTCGTACTTGTTATTTCTATATATTTTTTCTTCTATTGCCATATTTATATGTTTCTCCGTTACAATATGGTCTTCAGAAGCTACAGCCATTGCATCAGCCTCATATAACAACTCTACTATCTCATTAAATCTAGTACTTAATTTTCTCTTATCACCTGAAAGCCTTGAACTATATTCAACTATTCTACCTATAGCATCTTTACTAAAATCGCATAATTCTTCATCTTTACAATGATTAGCTACAAATAATGCTATCTTTTTTATATTTTCTTCATTTCTTTCTATTTCTATATCAAAGTCTGCACGAATTTTAAATAGTTTTTTGAAATCAGCATCATAATTATAAAGCATTTGATAGGTATAGTAATCTCCTACTATGATTACTTTTAACTCTATAGGAATAGGCTCTGGCTTTATAGTTTCAGCTATTACTGTACCTTTAGTAATATTCTCTATTTGAATTTCATTAGACTTAAGGGCCCTCTTAAGTCCTATCCATGCAAAGGAACTACTCAATATGTCCTTAGCCTGTATTATTAAGAATCCCCCATTTGCTTCGTGTATAGAACCTGGTTTTATCATAGTATGATCTGTTCTCAATACACCCATCTCATTTACATATTCAATTTTCCCCAAAAGATTATAATAATTAGGGTTCATCTCCCTTATTACAGGGGCATTTTTTTTATTACTATTATCTATAAATAAGTTTATTTCATAACGTTTAAAAAAGTCTTCATGTAATTTTAATTTAGAAGTTATTTTTTTATCCTTATTCTCATCTTCTTTTCCTAGAAATTTATCTAAATTTTTTACAATGTCCTTTTCCAATTCATTTAAGTGATTTATCACATCTTTATTATCTTCAAACTCTTTTACTAATTCTTCCATATAGTCTTTGATTAATTCAGATGTCTCTTTTTTATTAAACTCATCTAAATCGTCTAGCAATTTACTTTCCATATCTTTAAATTCAATTAATATATTGTGTACTTCTGAGCTCATCTCATTAGACTTTTTCTTAAGCTCCAACATCTCTTTTTCACTCAAGTTTTGAAGTTCTTCCTCTTTCATAGGTCTATCTTCAATAAGAGGATAAGTTATTAATCCTCTATCAGTCTGTTTAAATTGAAACCCATATTTTTCTGCTTTGTCATTTAATCTATTTACTATATCTTGATTTTTTGCATCAAACTCATTATAAATATTGCTTTTTTTGTCCTCATATTCCTTAGATGTAAAATATTTTGGAATCTCAGTTTTTAATCTGCATACAAAATCTTCCACATGTTTTTTAAATGCACTTCCATTACCTGCTTTTAGTTCTATTGCTTTAGGTCTCACAGGTTTATCAAAATTGTAAACATAGCACCAATCAGAAGGTACATGCTTACCCTTTGCAAATTTTTTAGCCAAAGAATAAGAATAGCTATTGCGACCAGTACCAGTAATACCCGTAACAAAAACATTATATCCCTTTCTATTGATAGACAGCCCAAAATTCAATGCCTTTGTGGCCCTTTTCTGACCTATTATCTCATCAGATATGGGTAATTCTCTGGTAGTTTTAAAATTAAACAAGTCCAAATTGCATCTTTTGTTTAATTCTTCTATAGACAATTTTCTCTTTTCCTTCAGTTTGCACACCCCCAAATGAATGTATAGAATAAATTTCCATATATTTATATATACCCTATAAATATATTTTCAAAAAATATAAATCAATATGTAAATATAAAAAATGAAGAAATCCTATGGATTTCTTCTACTAACTATATTTAACACTAGTCCAAATACTCTACTTTTAACTCTACTTTATTTGGTAATTCTTCTAGTTCTGTTTTCACTACAATCATAGGATATGTAATTATTTGTGCCACCACTTCATCAGGTTTTGGATCTCTATATTCAGCATATACTACAAGTGTTTTTTCTTCCTCCTTTTCTTTTAGTTCCAATTTTTTTATATTAACTGAATACCCTGCTGTCTTTTTTTCTCCTCTAGTTACTACCACATAAACTCCATCTTCCAATTTGCAAGTCAATGCCCTTTCCTCTGTTTTATATTTTGGGAGTATCTCCATTAATTTTTGAGGAATTTGGTCTTGTTCTACTATTTCATAGCTCACTCCTTTATCCCCCTCATTGAATAAGAATTTACTCACTATAAATATAAGTGCCAATATCACTATGGCCACTACTATATACAACCTATATTTTTTCATATCATATCCCCCCATTAAATATTTATAACTTAAAATCTCTTATAAATATTTCTATTCAGGAGATGTATTTTTAGAACAAAATAATAACGGTAGCTTAAGCTACCGTTATATATATTAATAAACCTGAAACTATATTCCCTTTATACATTTCACTTTTTCAACAATATTTTCAGCAGTAAGTCCATATTTGACTAATAATTCATCTCCATTACCAGACTCACCAAAGGTATCATTTACAGCAATCCTTATCATGGGCACAGGACAATTTTCAACCAATACCTCCGAAACAGCACTTCCTAATCCGCCAATCTTATTATGCTCCTCAGCAGTTACTATAGCCCCCGTTTCTTTTGCAGCATCAATTATTACCTTCTCGTCTATGGGCTTTATTGTATGCATATCTATTACTCTAATATTTATTGATTCCTTTTTTAGTATTTCTGCTGCTTTTAATGCAGCATTCACCATTATACCTGTAGCAATAACAGTAGCATCACTGCCATCTTTCAATATCTTTGCCTTACCTATTTCAAAGTCAAAATCATCTTCATTATATATTACAGGTACTTTACTTCTACCTAGTCTTATATATACTGGTCCATTATACTCTGCTGCCTTCAATACTGCTTCTTTTGCCTCTACAGCATCAGCAGGATTTATAACTGTCATATTGGGCAATGTCCTCATTAAACTTATATCTTCTAATGCTTGATGGGATGCACCATCTTCTCCAACAGTAAGCCCTGCATGGGTTGCAGCTATTTTTACATTCATCTTAGGATATGCAATGGAATTTCTTATAATTTCATATGCCCTTCCCGTAGCAAAAATAGCAAAACTACTGGCAAATGGTATCATTCCAGCTGCAGCTAACCCTGCTGCGGTACCCATAAGACCTTGTTCTGCTATACCTACATTTACAAACTTTTGTGGACAAACTTCTTTAAACTTAGCAGTTTTAGTAGATTTAGATAAATCCGCATCCAATACCACTACATTTTCATTTTTTTCTGCCAATATCTTTAATGCTTCTCCATACGCCTCTCTTGTTGCCACTTTTTTTGCCATTATATCTCACCCCCTAGTTCTTTAATAGCTATCGATGTTTCTTCATCATCCGGAGCATTTCCATGCCATTCTACTTTATCCTCCATGAAAGACACACCTTTGCCTTTAATAGTCTCCGCTATAATTATAGTGGGTTTTCCTTTTGTATTCTTACTGTGCTCTATAGCATCAAATATTTCATCAAAATTATGTCCATCTATTTTTATCACATTCCAACCAAAGGCTTCCCATTTTTTATCAATAGGGGATATATCCATTATGTCACAATTTTTTCCATCTATCTGCAATCCATTATGGTCTAAAAATACAGTAAGATTATCTAATTTATAGTGGGCAGCCAACATAGCCGCTTCCCACACTATACCTTCTTGAACCTCACCATCTCCTAGCATTGCATAAACTCTATAGTCTTTGCTTCTCATTTTTCCTGCCAAAGCCATTCCATTGGCAGCAGAAAACCCTTGACCTAAAGAGCCTGTGGACATGTCTACACCAGGAGTACCCTTCATATCAGGGTGACCTTGAAGCATTGAATTTATCTTCCTCAAGCTATTAAGTTCCTCCTTAGGAAAATATCCTTTTTCTGCCAAAACTGCATATAATACTGGTGCAGCATGACCCTTTGACAATACAAATCTATCCCTATCTTCCCACTGTGGTTTTTTAGGATCTATATCCATTTCTTTAAAATACAAAGCTGTCATTATTTCACATGCAGATAAAGAACCTCCTGGATGACCAGATTTGGCTTTATTAAGCATGTTTATAATATCTTTTCGTAAGGTACTGGCGATAACCTTTAAATCTTTATATTTATCCATTTTTTACCTCCTATTTAGTTAATACATTCTTGCTACACTATTCTACAATATCTTTACTTGAAAACAATATTTTAAGCATAAACAATGGTAGTACTGTTTGTCTTTTCAGTCTTTTAGGCTCTTTAACCAGTCTATAGAGCCATTCAAGGCCTAATCTCTGATATATATCTGGTGCCCTTTTTACTTTACCAGCCAAAACATCGATAGTACCACCATTACCTATTATGATTTTACATTTGAGTTTATCTTTATTTTTATGAATCCATTTTTCCTGTTTTTCTGCTCCCAATCCTACAAACAATATATCTGTATCACCATCATTTATTTTGTCTATTATATCCATTTCCTCTTTATGACTTTCATACCCTGTATGTACTCCTTTAAAATACCCATTATTTGTTCCCGATATTAATATATTGTCATAATTATCTTTGATTTTTTTAGCAGCTATATCAGCAACGCCCTCTTCTCCACCTAAAAGAAATAACTTTAGCCTCCTAGTATGGGCTATATTAATAATGCCCATAGATATATCAAATCCCGTTACCCTCTCTGGTAATGGATGCTTTTTTATTCTAGATGCATATATAAGACCAATACCATCGGGAACTACCAAGTCTCCTTCATTTAATACTTGTTTAAATTTATTATCTTTTTGTGCATTCATTATAATCTCAGTATTGGGAGTATATATAGTTTTAGTAGCTTCTCCATTTAGAAATTCTTCTACTCTATTTAGTGCACCTTCCATAGTAATTTTATCTATTTTTATTCCCATAATTTTAATAAATTCATTCATAATATCACCTTCTATAGACTAGCTTAATAGCTAAATCTATATTCTTATAAGCCTTATTCTTAAAATCTACTTTATATTTTTCCAAATTAGATTTTATATTTTCCTTATTATTCCATACATCATCTAATAAAGTGCATAGATTTATTAATTCTAGATTTTTCACATTACATTTACTTTTAATTCCTATAGAATCCATAAAACCATCCACTTTGGGGTCATATACTAACCCTACCATAGGCACAGCTTGTGTAGCTGCATAAATTAGAGAGTGCAATCTCATGGCTATAATTATATCCAATTCTCTTATTATGCCCATTATATCTTCAACATTATATTTATTCCTCAGTAAATAACATTTGTCCTTTGCATTACTGAGTATGTCAGTGCTTATCTGTAAATCTTCTGGATAATGCATAGGTATAATTATAATATTTACATCATAATTAGATTTTATATATTCTATAGCTCCAGATATGGTCTTTATTATATTATCTTTATTATTCCATGACCTTAAAGATATACCTATTAAAGGTTTATCCATAGGTATATCCTCTAGTGTAAATATTTCTTTTATTCTTTCCACACTTGAAGGCTCTAAAGTATAAACAGGATCAGCCGTTATAAATATATTTTCATTCTTTATTTCCAAATCTTCTATAGTCTCCTTTGAGTTGGTATCTCTTAATGTTATTAAGTCCACTTTCTCCAAAATTCTCTTGGTCAGCTTCTTATTTATACTCTTCTTTATTGGCCCAATCCCATTGGCATAGACCATAACAGGTTTGTTAAAAAGTTTAGCCAAATATATAAGGGCTAAATAATAAAATAAAGATCTAGTGCTGGTCACATCTTGTAAAAGACTGCCTCCTCCACTAATAAACATATCACAGTCTTTTATTGCACTTATCACATTGAATATATTAAATCTATCTATGGCATTAACATTATATGTTCTTTTAGTATCTTCAGGATCTTTAGAAAGAGCTGTTATATCTATATTTTCATCAGCAGACCTTATATCTTTGACTATAGCCTTTAAAATGGCATCGTCTCCACTGTTATTAAATCCATAATATCCTGAAAGTATCACTTTTTTCCTTTTATCCATGGGATATGACTCCTTTAGTTAAGAAAATATGCTATGAAACTATTTTTTTAGTATAGCTACTACCATTTTTACAAAACATTCTTTAAAAATAGGGGCTTTCGCCAGCGGTTTAAAAAAATTTCTCAATGGTACTTCATTATAGTAATATACCTTAAATTTAGTATTAGGCAATATATTATTAAACCTTTTTATAGTCATCTTATTTATATATGAAAATATCTCTTGTCCTTGATTGTCTTTACCAATTCTAAAGGAAATCCTATTTTCACCATCGGGTAAATCTTTAACTAGTTTCTTATAAACCCCTATTAAAGTATCATCGTCAAAGAACATATGTACCCATGGTATTCCTATGGCATCACTTAGAT from Clostridiisalibacter paucivorans DSM 22131 harbors:
- a CDS encoding WecB/TagA/CpsF family glycosyltransferase, whose amino-acid sequence is MNEFIKIMGIKIDKITMEGALNRVEEFLNGEATKTIYTPNTEIIMNAQKDNKFKQVLNEGDLVVPDGIGLIYASRIKKHPLPERVTGFDISMGIINIAHTRRLKLFLLGGEEGVADIAAKKIKDNYDNILISGTNNGYFKGVHTGYESHKEEMDIIDKINDGDTDILFVGLGAEKQEKWIHKNKDKLKCKIIIGNGGTIDVLAGKVKRAPDIYQRLGLEWLYRLVKEPKRLKRQTVLPLFMLKILFSSKDIVE
- the csaB gene encoding polysaccharide pyruvyl transferase CsaB — its product is MDKRKKVILSGYYGFNNSGDDAILKAIVKDIRSADENIDITALSKDPEDTKRTYNVNAIDRFNIFNVISAIKDCDMFISGGGSLLQDVTSTRSLFYYLALIYLAKLFNKPVMVYANGIGPIKKSINKKLTKRILEKVDLITLRDTNSKETIEDLEIKNENIFITADPVYTLEPSSVERIKEIFTLEDIPMDKPLIGISLRSWNNKDNIIKTISGAIEYIKSNYDVNIIIIPMHYPEDLQISTDILSNAKDKCYLLRNKYNVEDIMGIIRELDIIIAMRLHSLIYAATQAVPMVGLVYDPKVDGFMDSIGIKSKCNVKNLELINLCTLLDDVWNNKENIKSNLEKYKVDFKNKAYKNIDLAIKLVYRR